The nucleotide window GCGGAACAGTCACCCTGTTGGACATCGTCGGAAATATTGATGAAGGCTATGAAAAAATCAACCAGAGAATGGTTCTCGAAAAAGTACTTCATGTACTGAGCGAGCGCGAAAAGTTAATTATCCAATATACCTATCTTGATAACCTGAGCCAGAAAGAGGCTGGTGACAAGCTCGGTATTTCACAGATGCATGTATCAAGACTTCAAAGAAGGGCAATCAAAAAGCTTCAAGAAGCGATTCATGCGGAAAACAACAACTCGGAGTATATTACATGATCCAACAGTTCAAGGACAAAATAGAACTTTATGCTTACCAGACAATCAAAGAAGGTAAATTAGAGTGCGGTGACAGTTACTATTATACAGCCACCGATGATTATTTTGTCTGTGTAGTAGCAGATGGACTCGGGTCAGGACAATACGCGCATGAAGCATCTGCGGCGGTCGTTTCAGTAGTCGAACAGCACCATCATGAAGATGTTGATACACTCATGAAATACTGCAACAACATTCTGGTGCAAAAACGCGGGGCTGCTGTATCGATCTTCAAGGTCTACTTCGAAAGCCGTCAATTCGTGTACAGCTGCGTCGGGAATATCCGCTTTTTCCTCTATGCGCCAAACGGCAAATTGACGTATCCTTTGCCGGTTACAGGTTATCTTTCAGGGAAGCCGCAAGTATTCCACACCCAACGATTTGTTTACGAGCCAGATTCAAAATTCCTGATCTACTCAGATGGGTTTGATATCCATGGCGCAAAAACACTTTTGAAGGGATACCGGTCCGTAGCAGCCGTCGCGGAACAAATCAAAAGGGAATACGCAAACTCAATGGATGATGCAACTTTTATTGTGGGAAGTCTACTATAGCCGGTGGACTTCTTTTTGTTTTATATAGATGTCTTTCACAATTCATTAAAATCCTTCCGGGCAGAAGCGAAACTGTAAACCTCACCCCGGTTTTGGTACACTATTAAGGTATCAAGAAATACCAATATGATAATGGAGGATTGTCTCTTGACTCAAACAATGGATAAGCAAGACCAATATGTAAAAATCATTGCCAAAGAGCAATCGTTAGCAGCGAAACAGGTGCAAAGTGTGATTTCATTGATCGCTGAAGGGAACACGGTCCCGTTCATCGCCCGATATCGGAAAGAAATGACTGGCGCCCTTGATGAAGTGCAAATTCGCGACATCGTTGAAAGATGGCAATACATACAGAACTTGGAACAGCGTAAAGAAGAAGTCATCAGGCTGATCGAGGAACAGGGAAAGCTGACAGACGAACTTAAAGCGAACATAGAAAAATCGATCAAGCTTCAGGAAGTAGAAGACCTTTACCGTCCGTACAAGCAAAAAAGAAGGACGAAAGCAACCGCCGCCAAAGAGAAAGGCCTTGAGCCTCTTGCTCAATGGATGCTGGAATTCCCTGTTAGCGGCAGTCTTGAAGGTAAGGCCGGGGAGTTTTTATCAGAAGAAAAAGGCGTTGAATCCGTTGAGGACGCGATTGCAGGCGCGAAGGATATCATTGCCGAAATCATTTCCGACGATGCAGAAAGCCGTAAATGGATTAGAAGCGAAACCTTTAAGACAGGCTCTATTGAATCTGCCGTAAAAAACGAAGAGCAAGATGAGAAAAATGTTTATGAGATGTACTACGAATACTCCGAACCGGTCAGTAAAGTAGTCCCTCACAGGATTCTTGCGCTCAACCGAGGTGAGAAAGAAGACCTTTTAAGGGTGTCAATCAAGCCGAAAACAGAGATGATCATGAGTTATCTGCAGCGTAAGTGGATTTCCAAAAATCATTCTGTAACAACAACTTCGGTAACAGAAGCGATTGAGGATGCCTACAAACGCTTGATCCAGCCATCAATTGAACGTGAAATCAGGAATGAGCTCACGGAAAAAGCAGAAGAGCAGGCGATCCATATCTTTTCCGAAAACCTGCGCAAACTGCTCCTTCAGCCTCCTTTAAAAGGAAAGGTCGTTCTTGGAGTAGACCCTGCGTTCCGGACAGGCTGCAAATTGGCTGCTGTCGATGAGACCGGAAAAGTTTTATCGATCGGTGTAATCTATCCGCATACATCGAGTGCTAAAAGTACCGAAGCACGGGACAAATTCATTAAAGTCCTGAAAGATTACGATGTAGAAATGGTGGCCATCGGCAACGGTACAGCTTCAAGGGAGACGGAGCAATTCGTATCAGATATTCTAAAGGAACTGGATCGAGAAATTTTCTATCTAATCGTCAATGAAGCAGGCGCAAGTGTCTACTCCGCATCTGACCTTGCCCGTGAAGAGTTCCCGAACTATCAAGTAGAGGAAAGAAGTGCCGTTTCGATCGCACGCAGATTGCAAGATCCCCTGGCAGAACTCGTGAAAATCGATCCTAAATCTGTTGGTGTCGGTCAATACCAGCATGATGTAAGCCAGAAGAAACTATCCGAATCCCTGACATTCGTTGTAGAAACGGCAGTTAACCAGGTGGGTGTTAACGTAAACACAGCCTCATCATCATTGTTGCAATATGTATCAGGACTATCAAAGACGGTTGCCAATAACATCATCAAGAAGCGAGAAGAGGAAGGGAAGTTCACGAGCCGGGCACAGCTTAAAAAAATCCCGCGCCTTGGAGCCAAGACCTATGAACAGGCAATTGGATTCCTTCGTGTCATTGACGGAAAAGAACCGCTTGACCGCACTGGCATCCACCCGGAAAGCTATGGCGAGGTAAAGCAGCTGCTTGACAGTCTCGGATTTAAAACGTCTGATCTAGGGACATCCGCACTGAAGGATGCTTTAGGGCAAATCAATATCGATCAGACAGCTGACCAGCTTGGAATCGGTAAACTGACGCTTAAGGACATCATTGACGCTCTCGTCCGTCCAGAAAGAGACCCGCGTGATGAACTTCCAGCTCCGCTTCTAAAGAAAGATGTTCTAAAGCTGGAGGATCTAAAACCAGGGATGGAGCTTCAGGGGACTGTAAGAAATGTAGTGGATTTCGGAGCTTTTGTGGATATCGGCGTTAAACAGGATGGCCTTGTCCATATCTCCAAACTAAGCAACCGCTTTGTAAAACACCCATTGGATATTGTCTCGGTAGGCGATGTAGTAACAGTATGGGTAGACAGTGTAGACCAGAAAAAAGGCCGTGTCGCTTTGACAATGCTGAAGCCCGATCAAGCAAAATAAAGAAGACTGCAGTCAATCCTGCAGTCTTTTTCACTACTCCTGTTTCTTTCTATAAAAAAACCAACATTGATTTAAGAGTTTGATTTGATAACGATTTTTTTCATAGAAGGCTCGTTTCATTTGATTCTGGAACCAGACTGGCATAAACAATACCTCCTTAAGATAAATACGGTAAAAGGTAACATTAATATATGCTATAATGGGTTGTCAGGTTTCTAAAAAGGCAGGAGTTCTTAAATGACAGACCAAGAATTGCAGAATCTTGTTAGTAAAATCTCAGATGACTATTTCCAAAAGCCTTTCAGGCATAAAGCCTTCTTCAATTCCCGACTTCGAACCACCGGCGGCAGGTACATGCTGAATAGCCACAATATCGAAATTAACAAAAAGTATTTCGAACAGCTTGGAGAAGAGGAGCTTATCGGTATTATCAAGCATGAGCTTTGCCATTACCATCTTCACCTGGAAGGGAAAGGCTATAAGCATCGAGACAATGATTTTAGGAAATTGCTCAAACAAGTAGATGCACCCAGATTTTGTTCCACTCTGCCTGAGGAAAAGAAACGAAAATCAAAGAGCCAAAAGTTCCTGATTTATCAATGCAGCAAATGTAAGTTGGACTATCGCAGGAAAAGATCCATTAACACTTCAAAATATGTTTGCGGAAAATGCAGGGGAAAGCTGGTCAAGGTCAAAGAAATAGTTGTAGATTAAGGTTTCCAGGCATTCAAGCTCGGGTTCGAAAAATATTAAAAACATGGTTGACTTTTGCTGGGCTGCTCCCTATAATAGTAAGAGTCGATAAGACGTCATCATGAAATAACGCAAGAAGAAATGCTGCTATTCCGCAGTAGCTCAGTGGTAGAGCACTCGGCTGTTAACCGAGCGGTCGTAGGTTCGAATCCTACCTGCGGAGCCATTAATTTTTTCGAGGTATGGGGAAGTACTCAAGAGGCTGAAGAGGCGCCCCTGCTAAGGGTGTAGGTCGGGTAACCGGCGCGAGGGTTCAAATCCCTCCTTCTCCGCCAGAACATTTCATATATGGCCCCTTGGTCAAGCGGTTAAGACACCGCCCTTTCACGGCGGTAACACGGGTTCGAATCCCGTAGGGGTCACCATTTGCAAAAAAAACAAAAAATATCTTCAATGGTCCCGTGGTGTAGCGGTTAACATGCCTGCCTGTCACGCAGGAGATCGCCGGTTCGATCCCGGTCGGGACCGCCATTTTCATTGGGCTATAGCCAAGCGGTAAGGCAACGGACTTTGACTCCGTCATGCGTTGGTTCGAATCCAGCTAGCCCAGCCATTTTTTTGAGCCATTAGCTCAGTCGGCAGAGCAGATTGCTCGCTGCATTGAGTTTTCTTCCCTGGCAATCTGCGAGAAAGACCGAAGGTCTTTTGAGCATCAGATGCGATGAGGGAAAATAAATGGGTGGATACAATCTTTGTTCCACTTCAAAAATGAGCCATTAGCTCAGTCGGTAGAGCATCTGACTTTTAATCAGAGGGTCGAAGGTTCGAGTCCTTCATGGCTCACCAGTTTTTTTACAACAGTTGAAAAAACTTTCTCTGGATTCTGCTTAGGCGGGATGATATTAATACGCGGGTGTGGCGGAATTGGCAGACGCACCAGACTTAGGATCTGGCGCCGCAAGGCGTGGGGGTTCGACTCCCTTCACCCGCACCATTAATTACCTGTTGATTAATGCGTTTGAATCAGTTAAGATATAAACCTGTCATGTTATGCGGTCGTGGCGGAATGGCAGACGCGCTAGGTTGAGGGCCTAGTGGGGGCAACCCCGTGGAGGTTCAAGTCCTCTCGGCCGCACCAAAAAAGATATTGACACACTTAAACGATTGTGTTAATATATATAAGTTGCTATTAAAACATTATGCGCCCGTAGCTCAATTGGATAGAGCGTCTGACTACGGATCAGAAGGTTATGGGTTCGACTCCTTTCGGGCGCGCCATTATATTTTCTCTTTATCGGGGAGTAGCTCAGCTTGGTAGAGCACTTGGTTTGGGACCAAGGGGTCGCAGGTTCGAATCCTGTCTTCCCGACCATCAGCAACTAATATCATATGCGGGTGTAGTTTACTGGTAAAACCTCAGCCTTCCAAGCTGATGTAGTGGGTTCGATTCCCATCACCCGCTCCAGTTTAATTGTTCTTTGAAAACTAAACAAACAAGCGTCAACAAACAATAAATTATCATGCTTCTATTAATAGAAGACATGAGCCAACGTTTTAACTTATGAGCTAACTCATAACTCTTTCTTGGAGAGTTTGATCCTGGCTCAGGACGAACGCTGGCGGCGTGCCTAATACATGCAAGTCGAGCGGATCTTCATTAGCTTGCTTTTGAAGATCAGCGGCGGACGGGTGAGTAACACGTGGGCAACCTGCCTGTAAGACTGGGATAACTTCGGGAAACCGGAGCTAATACCGGATAATCCTTTCCCTCACATGAGGGAAAGCTGAAAGACGGTTTCGGCTGTCACTTACAGATGGGCCCGCGGCGCATTAGCTAGTTGGTGAGGTAACGGCTCACCAAGGCAACGATGCGTAGCCGACCTGAGAGGGTGATCGGCCACACTGGGACTGAGACACGGCCCAGACTCCTACGGGAGGCAGCAGTAGGGAATCTTCCGCAATGGACGAAAGTCTGACGGAGCAACGCCGCGTGAACGATGAAGGCTTTCGGGTCGTAAAGTTCTGTTGTCAGGGAAGAACAAGTACCGGAGTAACTGCCGGTACCTTGACGGTACCTGACCAGAAAGCCACGGCTAACTACGTGCCAGCAGCCGCGGTAATACGTAGGTGGCAAGCGTTGTCCGGAATTATTGGGCGTAAAGCGCGCGCAGGCGGTTCCTTAAGTCTGATGTGAAAGCCCCCGGCTCAACCGGGGAGGGTCATTGGAAACTGGGGAACTTGAGTGCAGAAGAGGAGAGCGGAATTCCACGTGTAGCGGTGAAATGCGTAGAGATGTGGAGGAACACCAGTGGCGAAGGCGGCTCTCTGGTCTGTAACTGACGCTGAGGCGCGAAAGCGTGGGGAGCGAACAGGATTAGATACCCTGGTAGTCCACGCCGTAAACGATGAGTGCTAAGTGTTAGAGGGTTTCCGCCCTTTAGTGCTGCAGCAAACGCATTAAGCACTCCGCCTGGGGAGTACGGCCGCAAGGCTGAAACTCAAAGGAATTGACGGGGGCCCGCACAAGCGGTGGAGCATGTGGTTTAATTCGAAGCAACGCGAAGAACCTTACCAGGTCTTGACATCCTCTGACAACCCTAGAGATAGGGCGTTCCCCTTCGGGGGACAGAGTGACAGGTGGTGCATGGTTGTCGTCAGCTCGTGTCGTGAGATGTTGGGTTAAGTCCCGCAACGAGCGCAACCCTTGATCTTAGTTGCCAGCATTCAGTTGGGCACTCTAAGGTGACTGCCGGTGACAAACCGGAGGAAGGTGGGGATGACGTCAAATCATCATGCCCCTTATGACCTGGGCTACACACGTGCTACAATGGATGGAACAAAGGGTCGCGAAGCCGCGAGGTGAAGCCAATCCCATAAATCCATTCTCAGTTCGGATTGCAGGCTGCAACTCGCCTGCATGAAGCCGGAATCGCTAGTAATCGCGGATCAGCATGCCGCGGTGAATACGTTCCCGGGCCTTGTACACACCGCCCGTCACACCACGAGAGTTTGTAACACCCGAAGTCGGTGGGGTAACCTTTTGGAGCCAGCCGCCTAAGGTGGGACAGATGATTGGGGTGAAGTCGTAACAAGGTAGCCGTATCGGAAGGTGCGGCTGGATCACCTCCTTTCTAAGGATATTGCCTAAGGGCAATCGGAATGCGAATCTTTCGATTCGTACTGTGGATGTAATCCACATAGTTGTACGCTTGTTTGTTTAGTTTTGAGGGAGCAATTCTCTCAAGACTTTTTTGTTCCTTGAAAACTAGATAATCGTAAGTAAGAAGAACCAAGAAGAAAACCGAGTGATCGCCATTTTAGTTTTCTCTCTATTCAATTAGAGAAATGACCTTTTAGGTTAAGTTAGAAAGGGCGCACGGTGGATGCCTTGGCACTAGGAGCCGATGAAGGACGGGACTAACACCGATATGCTTCGGGGAGCTGTAAGTAAGCTTTGATCCGGAGATTTCCGAATGGGGAAACCCACTGTTCGTAATGGAACAGTATCTTTACCTGAATACATAGGGTATTGAAGGCAGACCCGGGGAACTGAAACATCTAAGTACCCGGAGGAAGAGAAAGCAAACGCGATTCCCTGAGTAGCGGCGAGCGAAACGGGACATAGCCCAAACCAAGAGGCTTGCCTCTTGGGGTTGTAGGACACTCTACATGGAGTTACAAAGGAACGGGGTAGATGAAGTGGTCTGGAAAGGCCCGTCAGAGAAGGTAAAAACCCTGTAGTTGAAACTTCGTTCCCTCCTGAGTGGATCCTGAGTACGGCGGGACACGAGAAATCCCGTCGGAAGCTGGGAGGACCATCTCCCAAGGCTAAATACTCCCTAGTGACCGATAGTGAACCAGTACCGTGAGGGAAAGGTGAAAAGCACCCCGGAAGGGGAGTGAAAGAGATCCTGAAACCGTGTGCCTACAAGTAGTCAGAGCCCGTTCATGGGTGATGGCGTGCCTTTTGTAGAATGAACCGGCGAGTTACGATTACATGCAAGGTTAAGTTGAGAAGACGGAGCCGCAGCGAAAGCGAGTCTGAATAGGGCGAATGAGTATGTGGTCGTAGACCCGAAACCAGGTGATCTACCCATGTCCAGGGTGAAGGTTGGGTAACACCAACTGGAGGCCCGAACCCACGCACGTTGAAAAGTGCGGGGATGAGGTGTGGGTAGCGGAGAAATTCCAATCGAACTTGGAGATAGCTGGTTCTCTCCGAAATAGCTTTAGGGCTAGCCTCACGTTGTAAGAGTCTTGGAGGTAGAGCACTGTTTGGACTAGGGGCCCTCATCGGGTTACCGAATTCAGACAAACTCCGAATGCCAAAGACTTATCCGTGGGAGTCAGACTGCGAGTGATAAGATCCGTAGTCAAAAGGGAAACAGCCCAGACCACCAGCTAAGGTCCCAAAGTATACGTTAAGTGGAAAAGGATGTGGAGTTGCTTAGACAACCAGGATGTTGGCTTAGAAGCAGCCACCATTTAAAGAGTGCGTAATAGCTCACTGGTCGAGTGACTCTGCGCCGAAAATGTACCGGGGCTAAACGTATCACCGAAGCTGTGGATTGACATCTTAGATGTCAGTGGTAGGAGAGCGTTCTAAGGGCGTTGAAGTCAGACCGTAAGGACTGGTGGAGCGCTTAGAAGTGAGAATGCCGGTATGAGTAGCGAAAGATGGGTGAGAATCCCATCCACCGAATGCCTAAGGTTTCCTGAGGAAGGCTCGTCCTCTCAGGGTTAGTCGGGACCTAAGCCGAGGCCGAAAGGCGTAGGCGATGGACAACAGGTTGATATTCCTGTACCACCTCTTTATCGTTTGAGCGACGGGGGGACGCAGGAGGATAGGGTAAGCGCGCTGTTGGATATGCGCGTCTAAGCAGTTAGGCTGCAAGTGAGGCAAATCCCGCTTGCGTGAAGGCTGAGCTGTGACAGCGAGGGAAATATAGTACCGAAGTTCCTGATTCCACACTGCCAAGAAAAGCCTCTAGCGAGATAAATGGTGCCCGTACCGCAAACCGACACAGGTAGGCGAGGAGAGAATCCTAAGGTGAGCGAGAGAACTCTCGTTAAGGAACTCGGCAAAATGACCCCGTAACTTCGGGAGAAGGGGTGCTCATTTGGGTGAATAGCCCGGATGAGCCGCAGTGAATAGGCCCAGGCGACTGTTTAGCAAAAACACAGGTCTCTGCGAAGCCGCAAGGCGAAGTATAGGGGCTGACGCCTGCCCGGTGCTGGAAGGTTAAGAGGAGGGGTTAGCTCACGCGAAGCTCTGAATCGAAGCCCCAGTAAACGGCGGCCGTAACTATAACGGTCCTAAGGTAGCGAAATTCCTTGTCGGGTAAGTTCCGACCCGCACGAAAGGCGTAACGATCTGGGCACTGTCTCAACGAGAGACTCGGTGAAATTATAGTACCTGTGAAGATGCAGGTTACCCGCGACAGGACGGAAAGACCCCGTGGAGCTTTACTGTAGCCTGATATTGAATTTTGGTACAGCTTGTACAGGATAGGTAGGAGCCTGAGAAACCGGAGCGCCAGCTTCGGTGGAGGCGTCGGTGGGATACTACCCTGGCTGTATTGAAATTCTAACCCGCGCCCCTGATCGGGGCGGGAGACAGTGTCAGGTGGGCAGTTTGACTGGGGCGGTCGCCTCCTAAAGAGTAACGGAGGCGCCCAAAGGTTCCCTCAGAATGGTTGGAAATCATTCGCAGAGTGTAAAGGCACAAGGGAGCTTGACTGCGAGACCTACAAGTCGAGCAGGGACGAAAGTCGGGCTTAGTGATCCGGTGGTTCCGCATGGAAGGGCCATCGCTCAACGGATAAAAGCTACCCCGGGGATAACAGGCTTATCTCCCCCAAGAGTCCACATCGACGGGGAGGTTTGGCACCTCGATGTCGGCTCATCGCATCCTGGGGCTGTAGTCGGTCCCAAGGGTTGGGCTGTTCGCCCATTAAAGCGGTACGCGAGCTGGGTTCAGAACGTCGTGAGACAGTTCGGTCCCTATCCGTCGTGGGCGCAGGAAATTTGAGAGGAGCTGTCCTTAGTACGAGAGGACCGGGATGGACGCACCGCTGGTGTACCAGTTGTCTTGCCAAAGGCATCGCTGGGTAGCTATGTGCGGACGGGATAAGTGCTGAAAGCATCTAAGCATGAAGCCCCCCTCAAGATGAGATTTCCCATAGCGCAAGCTAGTAAGAACCCTGAAAGATGATCAGGTTGATAGGTCAGAGGTGGAAGCGCGGTGACGTGTGGAGCTGACTGATACTAATCGTTCGAGGACTTAACCAAATACGAAAAGCGTAGGCGACTGTACAGCCTCGACAAGCGCTGGAGGGCCAGCAGTTGAAGTCGTTCTTTGACTTCGGCGGATGGACCGAAGCGACTCGAGAGGCTAGGAGCCGGAGCTGGACAATGATCATTCGATTCTCTTGTATTCTTCTTACACATTATCTAGTTTTGAGGGAATAAAACCTCAAACCAAATAGTCTGGTGGCGATGGCGAGAAGGTCACACCCGTTCCCATACCGAACACGGAAGTTAAGCTTCTCAGCGCCGATGGTAGTTGGGGGTTTCCCCCTGTGAGAGTAGGACGCCGCCGGGCTGTTTGAACAATTTAATGGATTACACATAATATTATCGACGCGGGGTGGAGCAGCCCGGTAGCTCGTCGGGCTCATAACCCGAAGGTCGCAGGTTCAAATCCTGCCCCCGCAATAATCCATCTTTTTTATACATATTATGGTCCCGTGGTGTAGCGGTTAACATGCCTGCCTGTCACGCAGGAGATCGCCGGTTCGATCCCGGTCGGGACCGCCATTTTTCTAGATTACTAGAATCGCACAGCGAAACAGGGTTTCGTTTTTTTTTTTTGGCTTTTTATTACCGGTCTGCCTTATTCAAAAGGGGAAATGGCCGGTTTTTTTGCCCGGACTGGATAAATCGTGTAAACTACATATAGAATCGTCATCCTTAGGAGGCATCCTAAGGTTTTTTTGTATTATAAAATTGATTGTTAGTTGGTGATAGATATATGGCGACTTATCAATTCATTTCCACGCAGCCCGAAGAGACAAAGGATTTTGCGAAGAGGCTGGCTGCTCTTTTGAAAGAGGGTGACGTGATTGCCCTTGAAGGTGATTTAGGTGCGGGAAAGACGACTTTTACCAAAGGGCTTGCTGAAGGGCTTGGTATTACCAGGAATGTGAATAGCCCTACTTTTACGATCATTAAGGAATATCAGGGACGGCTTCCTTTATATCATATGGATGTGTATCGCGTGGAAGATGCGTTTGAAGATCTTGGTTTTGAAGAATACTTTGAAGGTAATGGTGTAACAGTTGTGGAATGGGCACATTTAATTGAAGCACAGCTGCCGCAGGAACTATTGCTGCTTCAGTTGTACCTTGATGATAATGGTGCAAGAAGAATTGTCGCCGAGCCAAAGGGCGAGCGGTATCAAGAATTGTGTAAGGAGATTTTTTAAATGAAGGTATTATCGATAGATACGTCCAATTATGTTTTGGGTATTGGTCTGCTGGATGGCGAAACGGTTTTGGGCGAGTATATCTCCAACATTAAAAAAAATCACTCCGTTCGGGTGATGCCGGCGATCCAGACACTGATGGAGGAGTGCAATGTCAAACCGGGTGATTTATCGAAGATTGTTGTGGCTGAAGGACCTGGATCGTACACGGGTGTCCGAATCGGTGTGACGATTGCCAAGACGATGGCCTGGACACTGAAGATTCCATTATCAGGTGTCTCAAGCCTTCAGGTGGCTGCAGCATCAGCAGGACGTTATTTTGACGGCTATGTGTCTCCTTTTTTTGATGCGAGGAGAGGCCAGATTTATACCGGTTTATATAAATTCGAAAATCAAAGGTTGGAAATTGTGAAAGAAGACCAGCTTGAGATGTCAGCTGAATGGGTAAAGGCTTTGAATGATATGGATAGCAGGGTTTTGTTTACGAGCAATGATTTTGGTCTGCATGAGGAGCTCATTAAGCAGGAGCTTGGGGATAAGGCTGTTTTTGCAGAGATCACCGAGTTGAACCCAAGGCCTGCAGAACTTGCTTTGTTAGGAAGGGATAAAGAGGCTGTTGACCTTCATACCTTCGTCCCTAACTATATCCGCCTGGCTGAAGCAGAGGCAAATTGGCTGAAAGCGCAAGAGACTAAAAAATAAGTGGGAAGCGAATATGAATAAAACGATAACGTTCCGGAATATGACGGTTGATGATCTAGATGATGTGATGGAGGTTGAGGTCAATTCGTTTACTGTTCCATGGAGCAGGGAAGCTTTTTTCAATGAGTTGACGAAGAATCAGTTTGCTCAGTATCTAGTGGTGGAAGTGGATCAGAAGGTTGTGGGGTACTGTGGTGTGTGGATCATTGTGGATGAGGCACATATCACGAACATCGCTTTGCTGCCGGAATACAGGGGAATGAAGCTGGGCGAGGCACTGATGGCAAAGGTAATGGAGCTTGCACGCGAAATGGGAGCATTGAGGATGACGCTCGAAGTGAGGGTAAGCAATAATAGGGCCCAAAATCTCTATCGAAAGTTTGGATTCGAAGAAGGAGCCATCAGGAAGCAATATTATACAGACAATATGGAAGATGCTTTAGTAATGTGGGTGAATTTATAATGAAAAAAGACCAATTAATCATGGGAATAGAGACGAGCTGTGATGAGACTGCAGTCGCAATCGTTAAAAATGGACAGGAAATCCTCGCGAATGTCGTGGCCTCTCAGATCGAGAGCCATAAGCGGTTCGGCGGAGTGGTACCTGAGATCGCATCTAGGCACCATGTGGAACAGATTACGCTTGTGTTGGAGGAAGCGCTAGCTCAGGCTAATGTGGATGTTAAGGATTTGGATGCGATAGCCGTGACTGAAGGTCCTGGCCTCGTTGGTGCTTTATTGATTGGTGTCAACGCTGCGAAAGCCTTAGCGTTTGCAAATGGAATCCCTCTTGTTGGAGTCCATCATATCGCAGGTCATATATATGCTAACAGACTTGTTGCCGAGATGAAGTTTCCGCTGCTTTCGCTCGTTGTGTCTGGAGGACATACGGAACTTATTTATATGAAGGAGCATGGCCATTTCGAAGTGATTGGCGAGACAAGGGATGACGCCGCAGGCGAGGCTTATGATAAGGTAGCGCGTACTCTCAATCTTCCGTATCCTGGTGGTCCGCATATCGACAGGCTGGCTCATGAAGGACAAGCAACCATTGACCTGCCGAGGGCATGGCTGGAGGAAGGGTCTTATGATTTTAGCTTTAGCGGGCTGAAGTCGGCTGTGATCAATGTTGTGCATAACGCACAGCAGCGGGGAGAAGAAATTGCTCCTGAAGAGCTTGCGGCAAGCTTCCAGGAGAGTGTCATTGATGTACTCGTCACGAAGACCCAAAAGGCTGTAAAGGAATATGGTGTGAAACAAGTTTTGCTTGCCGGAGGAGTTGCAGCCAATAAAGGCCTGAGAGAAAAATTATCCACAGAATTTGCAGGTTCAGATGTGGAAATTGTCATTCCTCCGCTGTCTTTATGCACTGACAACGCAGCGATGATTGCCGCTGCAGGTAGTGTCATGTATGATAAAGGGCAAAGAGCAGCACTGACATTGAACGGAAACCCTGGTCTGGAGATAACTATCCACAACTAAAGTCGCAGTTAAAAAGTATTTTTGTCAGACTCTTCTGTGGATATGTAAACGAAAACAGTGTTAGATTGTGTATAATGTGGATAAGAAATGCTTGTTTTGTGGATAATGTGGAAAAGTCTCTGGATAACCTATAAATCAATCTTCATTATGTGAATAACTATGTGAACAAAAAGTCCCGGTTGCCAATCGGGACTTTTTTGTTGGATAAAAAGTAGAATTCTGGGTTTTTAAAATGGAAATAATATTTGT belongs to Mesobacillus sp. AQ2 and includes:
- a CDS encoding PP2C family serine/threonine-protein phosphatase produces the protein MIQQFKDKIELYAYQTIKEGKLECGDSYYYTATDDYFVCVVADGLGSGQYAHEASAAVVSVVEQHHHEDVDTLMKYCNNILVQKRGAAVSIFKVYFESRQFVYSCVGNIRFFLYAPNGKLTYPLPVTGYLSGKPQVFHTQRFVYEPDSKFLIYSDGFDIHGAKTLLKGYRSVAAVAEQIKREYANSMDDATFIVGSLL
- a CDS encoding Tex family protein, which encodes MTQTMDKQDQYVKIIAKEQSLAAKQVQSVISLIAEGNTVPFIARYRKEMTGALDEVQIRDIVERWQYIQNLEQRKEEVIRLIEEQGKLTDELKANIEKSIKLQEVEDLYRPYKQKRRTKATAAKEKGLEPLAQWMLEFPVSGSLEGKAGEFLSEEKGVESVEDAIAGAKDIIAEIISDDAESRKWIRSETFKTGSIESAVKNEEQDEKNVYEMYYEYSEPVSKVVPHRILALNRGEKEDLLRVSIKPKTEMIMSYLQRKWISKNHSVTTTSVTEAIEDAYKRLIQPSIEREIRNELTEKAEEQAIHIFSENLRKLLLQPPLKGKVVLGVDPAFRTGCKLAAVDETGKVLSIGVIYPHTSSAKSTEARDKFIKVLKDYDVEMVAIGNGTASRETEQFVSDILKELDREIFYLIVNEAGASVYSASDLAREEFPNYQVEERSAVSIARRLQDPLAELVKIDPKSVGVGQYQHDVSQKKLSESLTFVVETAVNQVGVNVNTASSSLLQYVSGLSKTVANNIIKKREEEGKFTSRAQLKKIPRLGAKTYEQAIGFLRVIDGKEPLDRTGIHPESYGEVKQLLDSLGFKTSDLGTSALKDALGQINIDQTADQLGIGKLTLKDIIDALVRPERDPRDELPAPLLKKDVLKLEDLKPGMELQGTVRNVVDFGAFVDIGVKQDGLVHISKLSNRFVKHPLDIVSVGDVVTVWVDSVDQKKGRVALTMLKPDQAK
- the cmpA gene encoding cortex morphogenetic protein CmpA; its protein translation is MPVWFQNQMKRAFYEKNRYQIKLLNQCWFFYRKKQE
- a CDS encoding SprT family protein yields the protein MTDQELQNLVSKISDDYFQKPFRHKAFFNSRLRTTGGRYMLNSHNIEINKKYFEQLGEEELIGIIKHELCHYHLHLEGKGYKHRDNDFRKLLKQVDAPRFCSTLPEEKKRKSKSQKFLIYQCSKCKLDYRRKRSINTSKYVCGKCRGKLVKVKEIVVD
- the tsaE gene encoding tRNA (adenosine(37)-N6)-threonylcarbamoyltransferase complex ATPase subunit type 1 TsaE, giving the protein MATYQFISTQPEETKDFAKRLAALLKEGDVIALEGDLGAGKTTFTKGLAEGLGITRNVNSPTFTIIKEYQGRLPLYHMDVYRVEDAFEDLGFEEYFEGNGVTVVEWAHLIEAQLPQELLLLQLYLDDNGARRIVAEPKGERYQELCKEIF
- the tsaB gene encoding tRNA (adenosine(37)-N6)-threonylcarbamoyltransferase complex dimerization subunit type 1 TsaB, with protein sequence MKVLSIDTSNYVLGIGLLDGETVLGEYISNIKKNHSVRVMPAIQTLMEECNVKPGDLSKIVVAEGPGSYTGVRIGVTIAKTMAWTLKIPLSGVSSLQVAAASAGRYFDGYVSPFFDARRGQIYTGLYKFENQRLEIVKEDQLEMSAEWVKALNDMDSRVLFTSNDFGLHEELIKQELGDKAVFAEITELNPRPAELALLGRDKEAVDLHTFVPNYIRLAEAEANWLKAQETKK
- the rimI gene encoding ribosomal protein S18-alanine N-acetyltransferase encodes the protein MNKTITFRNMTVDDLDDVMEVEVNSFTVPWSREAFFNELTKNQFAQYLVVEVDQKVVGYCGVWIIVDEAHITNIALLPEYRGMKLGEALMAKVMELAREMGALRMTLEVRVSNNRAQNLYRKFGFEEGAIRKQYYTDNMEDALVMWVNL